In one window of Ferriphaselus amnicola DNA:
- a CDS encoding thiamine pyrophosphate-dependent dehydrogenase E1 component subunit alpha, which yields MHPFELYRNMLRIRRVEEAIAQRYTAQNMRCPVHLSIGQEGAAVGVCLALQTSDGVFSNHRAHAHYLAKGGDLVAMLAEIYGLQNGCCHGVGGSMHMIDLAAGFLGAVPIVGATVPLAVGTAWAAKLRGENTVVAVFFGDGTFEEGVVHESINFALLHELPILFVCENNLYACYTRLNERQPARPIHAVAAAYGCESVHVAGNDVQAVFAAAQQAVSHLRAGGKPVFLECSTYRWREHCGSEFDDHLGYRPEGELAEWMAHCPVHHLADILRQTDDGAQFVAMAEQAITAEIEAAFAQALASPLPDRADLAGYLYA from the coding sequence GTGCATCCTTTTGAACTCTATCGCAACATGTTGCGCATCCGTCGGGTCGAGGAGGCCATCGCGCAGCGCTACACGGCGCAGAACATGCGCTGTCCGGTGCATTTGTCCATCGGACAAGAAGGCGCGGCTGTCGGCGTGTGTCTGGCGTTGCAGACTAGCGATGGCGTGTTCAGCAACCATCGCGCCCATGCTCACTATCTGGCTAAAGGCGGCGATCTAGTTGCCATGCTGGCCGAGATTTACGGCCTGCAAAACGGCTGCTGTCATGGCGTCGGTGGCTCGATGCATATGATCGATTTGGCCGCAGGTTTTCTTGGTGCCGTACCCATCGTAGGCGCGACCGTTCCGCTGGCGGTGGGCACGGCCTGGGCAGCCAAATTGCGCGGAGAGAACACCGTGGTCGCGGTGTTCTTCGGCGATGGCACGTTCGAGGAAGGCGTGGTACACGAGTCCATCAATTTCGCATTGCTCCACGAACTGCCCATCTTATTCGTGTGTGAGAACAATCTATATGCCTGCTATACCCGACTCAACGAACGTCAACCTGCTCGCCCGATCCACGCCGTAGCGGCCGCTTATGGTTGCGAGAGTGTGCATGTCGCTGGTAACGATGTGCAGGCGGTGTTCGCTGCGGCACAGCAGGCCGTATCGCATCTGCGTGCGGGCGGGAAGCCGGTGTTCTTGGAGTGTTCGACCTACCGTTGGCGTGAGCATTGCGGTTCAGAATTCGACGATCATCTGGGCTACCGCCCTGAGGGCGAATTGGCGGAGTGGATGGCACATTGTCCGGTGCATCATCTGGCTGACATATTGCGGCAGACGGACGACGGCGCTCAGTTCGTCGCAATGGCTGAGCAGGCGATCACCGCTGAGATCGAAGCCGCTTTTGCACAGGCATTGGCCAGCCCGTTACCG
- a CDS encoding glycosyltransferase family 9 protein, giving the protein MDSEKPVSADNRKRVLIIKPGYSETLDADTSGIVSLGDILRTTVILHLYPPEQYHVTWLVDQKGAPLLRGNPFIARVLVITPFTPHLLLSEWFDIVINFEKQPDICAVSDRIPAWRRYGFRLDHQTHTAVSYDHADEALSFSTNQTAKRSKAKSWSCVLYEMLGHHYAGQPYVLGYQPHVEVIHDIGLNHLIGAKFPLKRWPEANWQALYDDLSADYSVCWQQGTSDIESYIDWIASCRVLVTNDSLGLHLALALGKPVIALFGPTVASEVEGARLVNITPAVSWDCIPCLESSCVQASPCMQHISVPTVSAAVRAKIAGVR; this is encoded by the coding sequence ATGGATAGCGAAAAACCTGTGTCCGCCGACAACCGGAAGCGCGTGCTCATCATCAAGCCGGGGTACAGCGAAACGCTGGATGCCGATACCAGCGGGATCGTCAGTCTGGGCGATATTCTACGTACGACGGTGATCCTGCATCTTTACCCACCTGAGCAGTACCACGTCACTTGGCTGGTCGATCAAAAGGGCGCTCCGCTGCTGCGAGGCAACCCTTTTATTGCGCGCGTGCTGGTGATCACGCCTTTCACACCACATCTGCTGCTCTCGGAGTGGTTCGACATCGTGATCAACTTTGAAAAGCAGCCAGATATCTGCGCAGTTTCGGATCGCATCCCCGCTTGGCGGCGCTACGGTTTCCGGCTCGACCATCAGACGCATACGGCCGTTTCTTACGATCATGCCGATGAAGCCCTGAGCTTCAGCACCAACCAAACGGCCAAACGCAGCAAAGCCAAATCATGGTCTTGCGTGTTGTACGAGATGCTCGGCCACCATTACGCTGGCCAACCCTATGTGTTGGGCTATCAGCCACATGTAGAGGTCATCCACGACATCGGACTGAATCATCTGATCGGTGCGAAATTTCCATTGAAGCGCTGGCCCGAAGCCAACTGGCAGGCGCTGTACGACGATCTGTCCGCAGACTACTCGGTGTGCTGGCAGCAGGGAACCAGCGATATTGAAAGCTATATCGACTGGATCGCCAGCTGCCGAGTTCTGGTCACCAACGATTCGCTCGGTCTGCACCTCGCGTTGGCGCTCGGCAAGCCAGTGATAGCGCTGTTCGGGCCGACCGTTGCCAGTGAAGTCGAAGGGGCGCGATTGGTCAACATCACGCCCGCCGTGTCGTGGGATTGCATCCCCTGTTTGGAGTCATCTTGCGTGCAAGCCTCGCCTTGTATGCAACATATCAGCGTGCCAACGGTGAGCGCCGCCGTGCGTGCCAAGATCGCAGGAGTCCGCTGA
- a CDS encoding radical SAM protein, translated as MTLSSLKLPDELNYIGVFLTLECSLNCSYCINDPEQSGRRSSLFPIEAKSVRKGLSPAEWATALSRIPFRSDLPITLQGGEPMLYWGGKGLGLILTEVPHYFDLLTNFALQPDVFVRNLNGQQAKLQRDAPYPSIRVSYHADEMNRTWHGRGFDELVSRCEALKDLGFKVSSLKADSDVGIYMVEHPDNVVTPEMRATYAERVPFETKEFLGVHAGKLYGRYLYPFSADLISRGIHPTPLACECKTTELLIDPMGFIWGCHFYLYDAWRQGGLVQEFAAIEAVNFQYIHHGAQIFAGRPIAPIGHILDPDFSMDKLDTFRPCYQYGRCIGCDTKIKNDRFQSYADRGVPHTSVKIRNIRMPAHLLGKIENLEQCQPFIDPLAWDESKHG; from the coding sequence ATGACATTGTCATCGCTCAAACTACCTGATGAGCTGAACTACATCGGCGTGTTCTTAACGCTGGAATGCAGTCTGAATTGCAGCTATTGCATCAACGATCCAGAGCAATCTGGACGGCGCAGCAGCTTATTCCCGATCGAGGCGAAGTCCGTCCGCAAGGGACTATCGCCCGCCGAATGGGCGACAGCGCTGAGCCGCATCCCCTTTCGTTCAGATCTCCCGATCACCCTTCAGGGTGGAGAACCCATGTTGTATTGGGGAGGCAAAGGCCTGGGGCTGATCTTGACCGAGGTGCCGCACTACTTCGATCTGCTAACGAATTTTGCGCTACAGCCGGACGTGTTCGTGCGCAATCTGAATGGACAGCAGGCGAAACTCCAGCGCGACGCACCGTATCCCTCGATTCGTGTGAGCTACCATGCCGATGAGATGAATCGGACTTGGCACGGTCGCGGCTTCGATGAGTTAGTGTCACGGTGCGAGGCACTCAAAGACCTTGGTTTTAAAGTCTCGTCCCTCAAGGCTGACAGCGATGTCGGTATCTACATGGTTGAGCACCCTGACAATGTCGTCACACCGGAGATGCGAGCGACGTATGCGGAACGTGTTCCATTTGAGACCAAGGAGTTCCTTGGAGTACATGCGGGCAAGCTTTACGGACGTTATCTATACCCGTTCTCGGCGGATCTGATTTCGCGTGGCATTCATCCGACCCCGCTTGCTTGCGAATGCAAGACCACCGAGCTACTCATCGATCCCATGGGCTTTATCTGGGGCTGTCACTTTTACCTGTATGACGCTTGGCGGCAGGGAGGCCTAGTGCAAGAGTTTGCCGCCATCGAGGCCGTGAATTTCCAATATATCCATCATGGTGCGCAGATATTCGCCGGGCGCCCCATCGCGCCGATCGGCCATATCCTTGACCCTGATTTCTCGATGGATAAGTTGGATACGTTCCGCCCTTGCTATCAGTACGGGCGTTGTATAGGCTGCGATACCAAGATCAAAAATGACCGTTTTCAAAGCTATGCGGATCGTGGTGTACCACACACCTCGGTGAAGATAAGGAATATTCGGATGCCTGCACACTTGCTGGGGAAGATAGAGAATCTGGAGCAGTGTCAGCCGTTCATCGACCCTTTGGCCTGGGATGAGAGTAAACATGGATAG
- a CDS encoding tetratricopeptide repeat protein yields the protein MNREKSPTSVAASFLLNQFADPRFQEAHALAAQGSIDLAVKMYSEISDSQAERHYQDALVLKQRNNIQAAVAFLGKAVLADPFDIQAWMELANLQAGAEAERACRKVLELSPGNIAASVKLANLLLGKNQRIAAARILAAAQTTAGDDFSAIFPLASLVWQLGDFATAERHLRDCIQLNVSDLRAYHMLLDQLHRQDRLTDAEQLCRDYLMFDTKNTQMRIWLAQVLIRQQRWDEAKTNLTQLLNEEPNSVPLRKLYADMLAKSGDTENALELLKGNVNIKPNDSEVYLNWADMQHQVGGDAAAFDVCQLVANSFSREGAWGLNCLPGDVDSRLTFYQLASIAEQFCTGERALIDHTGLDIQNDSFELGQIVELFCIVIGQEHIDYLEHIAYPALAATEGFDKLLQERSVTYNIYTTPADLKPLQGFLHKITQRGIKYRINVELLAFSQDIYPILTLPIIDQVKRSLALKSVVVMALPDAIISGSIHRVIMDMTPFETVACAMPRINSEVAYPELKRMLSDDADSGLDSRMFVRKSMTDFIHPQSYSALVSENNCLRYRDHGSYYSAQNWVPPPLCFYARAEMLDHMIRHPLCGANSIASFYAIDHDFIDSAFRTENLRLIQDSDYFFWAEFTHPARHTDFLAGRKAEDYYAPESTKEIFKHEFKWVYSD from the coding sequence ATGAATCGTGAAAAATCGCCAACCTCTGTCGCGGCATCATTTCTGCTCAATCAATTCGCAGATCCAAGGTTCCAGGAAGCGCATGCACTGGCCGCGCAGGGCTCGATAGACTTGGCAGTGAAGATGTACTCCGAGATCAGCGACTCACAAGCAGAGCGACATTATCAAGATGCACTGGTACTCAAACAGCGGAATAACATTCAAGCGGCCGTAGCCTTTCTTGGGAAGGCTGTTTTAGCAGACCCTTTCGACATTCAGGCATGGATGGAGCTTGCCAACCTCCAAGCAGGTGCTGAGGCAGAGAGAGCCTGCCGCAAGGTGCTTGAGCTATCACCAGGAAACATCGCCGCCAGCGTCAAACTCGCCAATCTGCTCCTTGGCAAAAATCAACGGATCGCTGCTGCGCGCATACTCGCTGCCGCCCAGACCACGGCCGGCGATGATTTCAGCGCCATCTTCCCCTTAGCCAGTCTGGTTTGGCAATTAGGTGATTTCGCTACAGCAGAGCGCCATCTGCGCGACTGCATCCAACTGAATGTGAGCGATCTGCGTGCTTACCATATGCTGCTAGATCAGCTGCATCGTCAGGACAGACTTACCGATGCGGAACAGTTATGTCGTGACTATCTGATGTTCGACACTAAAAATACTCAGATGCGCATCTGGCTGGCACAGGTCCTTATCCGCCAACAACGCTGGGACGAAGCGAAAACCAACCTCACACAGCTATTGAACGAAGAGCCGAATTCGGTCCCGCTACGTAAACTATATGCGGACATGTTAGCCAAGTCGGGAGATACCGAAAACGCACTTGAATTACTTAAAGGGAACGTGAACATTAAACCCAACGATTCCGAGGTCTATCTCAATTGGGCTGACATGCAACACCAAGTCGGCGGCGATGCGGCGGCGTTCGATGTGTGTCAACTGGTTGCAAATAGCTTTAGCCGAGAAGGAGCTTGGGGGCTGAACTGCCTACCTGGTGACGTAGATAGTCGATTGACTTTCTATCAACTAGCAAGCATTGCCGAACAGTTCTGCACTGGAGAGCGCGCACTCATCGACCATACCGGATTAGACATTCAGAATGATTCGTTCGAGCTGGGGCAGATCGTCGAGTTATTTTGCATCGTGATCGGACAAGAGCACATAGACTACCTTGAGCACATTGCCTACCCCGCCCTTGCCGCGACGGAAGGCTTTGACAAACTCTTACAAGAGCGCTCCGTCACCTACAACATTTACACCACACCCGCCGACCTAAAACCTCTGCAAGGGTTTCTGCATAAGATCACTCAGCGCGGCATAAAGTACCGAATCAACGTCGAGCTTCTCGCTTTCTCGCAGGATATTTATCCTATCCTCACGCTCCCTATCATTGATCAGGTTAAACGATCTCTGGCACTAAAGTCCGTAGTAGTCATGGCCTTGCCTGATGCGATCATTTCCGGTTCGATTCATCGAGTGATCATGGATATGACGCCCTTTGAAACGGTGGCGTGTGCTATGCCTAGGATCAACTCTGAAGTCGCTTATCCAGAACTAAAGCGAATGCTATCCGACGATGCTGACTCTGGGCTCGACTCACGGATGTTTGTCCGCAAATCCATGACTGACTTCATCCACCCACAAAGCTACTCCGCCCTAGTCAGCGAAAACAACTGCCTCCGCTATCGCGACCACGGCAGCTACTACTCAGCTCAAAATTGGGTTCCACCTCCCTTGTGTTTCTATGCGAGGGCTGAAATGCTGGATCACATGATTCGCCATCCACTCTGCGGCGCTAACTCGATTGCGAGTTTCTATGCCATCGACCACGACTTTATCGACTCAGCGTTCCGTACCGAGAATCTTCGCCTCATTCAAGACAGCGATTATTTTTTCTGGGCCGAGTTCACCCACCCGGCCAGACACACTGACTTTCTCGCAGGCAGAAAAGCCGAGGACTACTATGCGCCTGAATCCACGAAGGAGATATTCAAGCATGAATTCAAGTGGGTTTATAGTGATTAG
- a CDS encoding WbqC family protein, which yields MQPYFLPYIGYFQLIAAVDVFILYDNTKYTKKGWINRNRLLLNGTDSTFSLPLKHDSDDLDICERELATAFKRDKLLNQFIGAYRRAPYFEQTMPLLDQIVRYEDTNLFRFLHHSITRICQQLGITTTIEISSNVAIDHTLRRQAKVLAQCDAMHASIYINAIGGVDLYEKEAFQERGIQLNFIRSKLPEYAQFGNAFVPHLSIIDVMMFNSPDVIQSYLYNAYELI from the coding sequence ATGCAACCTTACTTCCTTCCCTACATCGGCTACTTCCAGCTGATAGCAGCGGTGGACGTGTTTATCCTTTATGACAACACCAAATACACGAAAAAAGGCTGGATAAATCGCAATCGATTATTACTCAATGGCACAGACTCCACGTTCTCGCTGCCACTAAAACATGACTCAGATGACCTAGACATTTGCGAGCGTGAGCTAGCTACTGCCTTCAAGCGTGACAAATTACTAAACCAATTCATCGGCGCCTATCGACGCGCCCCATATTTCGAACAGACTATGCCGCTGCTCGACCAGATCGTGCGTTATGAGGACACGAATCTATTTCGCTTTTTGCACCACTCCATTACCAGAATCTGCCAGCAGCTAGGTATTACAACCACGATAGAAATATCCTCCAATGTTGCCATCGACCATACGCTACGGAGGCAAGCCAAGGTACTCGCACAGTGCGATGCGATGCACGCGAGTATCTACATAAACGCTATCGGCGGCGTCGATCTATACGAAAAAGAGGCTTTCCAAGAACGGGGCATCCAGTTGAATTTCATTCGCTCGAAACTGCCCGAATATGCTCAATTTGGCAATGCTTTCGTGCCGCACCTGTCCATCATAGACGTCATGATGTTCAACTCGCCTGATGTTATACAAAGCTATCTCTACAACGCCTATGAGCTCATCTGA
- a CDS encoding DegT/DnrJ/EryC1/StrS family aminotransferase, with amino-acid sequence MSTPTFVTQPYLPPLEEFLPYLEKIWESKQLTNCGPFHQQLEAALCEYLNVEHIALFANGTLALVTALQSLRITGEVITTPYSFVATSHSLLWNGIKPVFVDIEPNTLNLDPARIEAAITPQTTAIMPVHCYGHPCDVEAIQKIADNYNLKVIYDAAHAFGVRDAGGSLLRHGDLSVLSFHATKAFHTFEGGAIVCPDAKSKNRIDHLKNFGFVDETTVVAAGINGKMGEINAAMGLLQLKSFDQIKARRKTIANTYHELLRDVPGIFCLREMDREDANYVYFPILVGPEYPLSRDALYQKLKDHDIHPRRYFYPLISDFPMYRSLPSSHHDNLPVASRASQQILCLPIYPDLELTKVAEITDLIARF; translated from the coding sequence ATGAGCACCCCCACCTTTGTCACGCAACCTTATCTCCCGCCCCTTGAGGAGTTTCTCCCTTATTTGGAGAAGATTTGGGAGAGCAAGCAGCTTACGAACTGCGGGCCATTTCACCAACAACTTGAAGCGGCACTTTGTGAGTATCTGAATGTCGAGCACATTGCTCTGTTCGCCAACGGTACGCTGGCACTCGTGACAGCGCTGCAATCGTTACGCATCACCGGTGAAGTCATCACAACCCCCTATTCCTTTGTCGCCACCTCCCACTCCCTGCTGTGGAATGGGATCAAACCAGTGTTCGTGGATATTGAGCCAAACACCCTGAATCTCGACCCAGCCCGCATCGAAGCAGCAATCACACCGCAGACCACCGCTATCATGCCGGTACATTGCTACGGCCACCCCTGCGACGTGGAGGCCATCCAGAAGATTGCTGACAACTACAATCTCAAGGTCATTTACGATGCCGCCCATGCCTTTGGTGTACGCGACGCAGGCGGTAGCCTGTTACGCCACGGTGATTTGTCGGTGCTGAGTTTTCACGCCACTAAAGCTTTCCACACCTTTGAGGGGGGCGCCATCGTCTGCCCAGACGCCAAGTCCAAAAATCGCATCGACCACCTGAAGAACTTCGGCTTTGTGGACGAAACCACTGTCGTCGCCGCAGGCATCAACGGAAAAATGGGTGAGATAAATGCCGCCATGGGTTTGCTGCAACTGAAAAGCTTTGACCAGATCAAAGCGCGCCGCAAAACCATCGCCAACACTTACCATGAGCTACTGCGCGACGTGCCCGGAATCTTCTGCCTGCGGGAAATGGACAGAGAAGATGCAAACTACGTCTATTTTCCGATTCTGGTCGGACCGGAATACCCGCTTAGCCGTGATGCGCTATATCAAAAACTGAAGGATCATGACATTCACCCGAGACGCTACTTCTATCCACTGATCTCCGACTTCCCGATGTATCGTAGCCTGCCCTCCTCTCATCACGACAATCTGCCGGTGGCAAGCAGGGCATCGCAGCAAATTCTATGCTTGCCGATTTACCCCGATCTGGAACTTACCAAAGTTGCAGAAATTACCGACCTGATCGCACGATTCTGA